From Acidobacteriota bacterium:
GACCACCCGCAGTTTGGAAGCCTCGGCGGGAGCTGCCGTCTCCAGCATCTTAGCTACGTCCAGGGAAGCCTCAAGCCAGCCTGGCTCCTCAGAACCGCCCAGGGGCCACATGCCGGTCAAGAAACCTTCACGCCGCTGAAGGGAAAGGGGAGCATCGCTAGCCGGCAGCAACACCGGAGCACCGTCTCTCCTGCCCGCGGCCAGGAAGGCCCTCCCCTGCTCGGCCTCACGCAAGATGACCGAGTCGACCTCGGGATGGGCCGAGAAGAAGAGCAGCAGGGTCGATTCCATGTTGAGACGATGCCAGCGTCGGCGCATGGGGTCGGGCTCCTCCAGGGCCTGCCGATAGTCGGCCAATGGAGGCGATTGGGAGAGGAAAACGAAGTCGGCGCGAGAGGAAGCCAGCCGAGCCTCCAGCGAGCGCGCATCGGCGATGGTTTGCAGGCGCAAGTCCTCGAGAGCCGCCTGGCGGGCCTCGCCGCCTGCCGAGAAAATACTCCACAGGGCTAAGGCGTTGATACCCAGCAAAAGCAAGCCCAGCAAGGCCATCAGCCCGACTCCCGGTCTCTTCAATAGCGTGCTCAGCCTGCGCTTCATAATTCCGCCGAAAGGGTTCAAAAAATTTACGAACTGCTCCCCAAGTCCCGTTCTCTCCGCGGCTCGACCCCGCTTGCAAGGGCGCGAGTATAGACGGGTTTGAGTTCAAAGTCCATAAAAATTGCGAAGCAGACCGATCCTCTCCGAGGCTTAAGTGTTGTTGCAAACCATTGATAAAAAGGCGTTTAGCCTTCCTCCTGGGAAAATCAGATCCATTGGCATGCTGAGTGCCTGACGGTCTTGGCGAGGAGGTATTCGTGATTGGACAGAGATGGTTCCGGGTGGCGGTTTCAACCACCCTGGTGCTGATGGGTTGGTTGCTGACCGGAACGGGGACGGCTTTCGGCCAGGGCTGAGTGCTCATCAGGCAGAACGCACCCGTGCCTGGTGCGTGGGAGTCTCCCTATCAGAAGCCGGGAAGCTGGCAGATGAGCGTCGCCTTTCGCGGCCTCAACTCCAACAAGCACTTCAACGGCACCGAGCGCCAGTTCGAGCGCGAAGAGCTGGGCACTTTCGTCCAGAACAACCAGCGCTTGGTGGACGTGGTGGCGACCTACGGAGTGAGTGACCGCCTCAGCGTCAGCGTGGGCGTACCTTTCGTCAACGCCTCCTGGGCGATTCCTCTTCCCATCCGTCCGGAACCGGGGCCGCGCAGCAAGCAGGAGGCGCGCGGGATCGGCGACATCTCAGTCAGCGGACGTTATTGGCTCATGGATACCGAGCAGAGCGATCACAACATTTCGGTGGGTTTGGGACTCAAGATTCCCACGGGAAAGTCGGACGTCACCGACGTCTATCCCGACCTGACGGGGCAGAATCCCACCCGGAAAGCGGTGGATCAATCGATCCAGCCCGGCGACGGCGGCTGGGGAATCCTCAGCGAGGTGCACGGCTTCAAGCGGGTCAAGAGGACCACGCTCTTCGCCAGTCTCAGCTATCTGATCAATCCCAAGAACTCCAACGACACGCCTTCCATCATTCAAGGTCTGGGCCTGGGAGACGATCCCCGCTTCGAGGGGATACTGTTCAACTCCGTCCCTGACCAATACGTGATGAGGGCGGGTGCGGCCATGCCCTTGCCCGTGACCGGTCTTTCCGTCAGTTTGGCTGCCCGCATGGAAGGGCTGCCCCGCTATGACCTGATCGGTCCCAGCGACGGCTGGCGCCGGCCGGGAAAAGAAGTTTTCATCGAGCCCGGCTTCGCCTACTCGAGAGACGAATACACCTTCACCTTCAACGCGCCGCTGGCGGTCTACCGTAACCGCCTGGCCAATCCCAACACCAACAATCCAGGAGACGCGACCTTTCCCGACCATATCTTCTTGGTCGGGTTTACATATAGATTCGACTGATCCGACTTCACCCTTTGACTCCTTCCCAATCGAACCTCAGGGAGGGTGAAGATCGGTGAGGCAGGCACAACCCTAGCCTAAGATTGGTTCCCGGAATTGGCTGCGATTGCCTTCCCTCAGGATCAATTGCTTCCAAGCAAACGGGGATCAAGCCTCCCGATAGCGGCCCGGCGGATGCATGCGCTCCCCGCCGGGCCGCCTTCCTTCAAACCGCCTGCGGACGCGCCTCTTGCAGTCTCTCAGCTAGAAAGTCCATCCACTCGCCGAGTCCTTGGCCGCTGCGGGCCGAGGTGCGGAAGATCTTCATGTCGGGTCGCAGCTCGCGGGCCAGGCGGGCGGCTTCATCGAGGTCGAAATCGAAGTGTTCCAGCAGGTCGCACTTGGTCATCAGGCAGGCTTGAGATCCGCGGAAGGCTTTGGGGTACTTGGCGGGCTTGTCGTCGCCTTCGGGGACCGAAAGCAGCACGGCGCGCAGGTGCTCGCCCAGGTCATAAGAGGCCGGGCAGACCAGGTTTCCCACGTTCTCGATGAAGAGGATATCGAAGGGCCCCTCCAGGGCTAATTGCTGCCAGGCCTGCTCGATCATGTGCGATTCCAGGTGGCAGGTGCCGCCGGTGGTGATCTGAATAACGGGGATTCCCTGGGCCCGTATGCGTTGGGCGTCGCGCTCGGTTTCAAGGTCGCCTTCCAGCACGCCTACCCGGTAGCGCTCTTTCAGCTTCGGCAGGGTGGCTTCAAGCAAGGCGGTCTTTCCTGAGCCAGGCGACGAGAGCAGGTTGACCACCAAGGTTCCTTGCCGGGTCCAGTCCAGGCCGCGACTTATTTCACAGTCAAGTCCGGCTCGCCGGAGGCGAGCGATG
This genomic window contains:
- the hypB gene encoding hydrogenase nickel incorporation protein HypB — protein: MGWCIARLRRAGLDCEISRGLDWTRQGTLVVNLLSSPGSGKTALLEATLPKLKERYRVGVLEGDLETERDAQRIRAQGIPVIQITTGGTCHLESHMIEQAWQQLALEGPFDILFIENVGNLVCPASYDLGEHLRAVLLSVPEGDDKPAKYPKAFRGSQACLMTKCDLLEHFDFDLDEAARLARELRPDMKIFRTSARSGQGLGEWMDFLAERLQEARPQAV